Genomic window (Paenibacillus sp. PK3_47):
AAATCCCCAGCAGACCGTGTTGCCAGATCTGCGAGTGTTGATCCGGTCTTACTGATCTTCCCCCACCCGATCGCAGCTGTGCTGTTTACATCGGCGTCCACAATTACCCCAGGCGCAATAGCCGTCACGCCGTCCCCCGTACTGGTAACATCGCCCGTGTGATTAGGATGCACATAATTATTCGCCCCCGCAGCCACCCCATCCAGCTTCGCCTTATCCGCTGCAGCCATAAGTCCTGCTGCGCTCGAGGTAGCCGCAGCCGTAGAGGCTTTGGCATTCCAGGCTGTGCGCTCTGCTGCGGTGATATGCTTAACCGCATCGGACACGTGATCCTGCGCAGCCTTGACCGCAGTGTCCAAAATATCCATATTGCCGTTCAGATCAGCGATATCTACGATATCTGTGCCATCCGGCTTTTTCAGACCCAAATTGCCCGTAGTTTTCATAGTTTCACTCTCCTATTTGAATACTCTTAACTCATTCCAGGTTCTTGCATGCGCACCATTCCAGGTCAGGGATTTCACGGAATCCCACCAGGTATAGCTGTACACAAACTCATAGTCCAGATGCGCAGGCTTGATTTCTTCAATGATCTGAATGAGCCCGGCCATATTGGCCGGAATGCCCAGCGTGCCGACAAAACGCACCTGAAAGCTGTACGCTCCAGGCACCTCCACAACCTCTACATCCCCTCCGGAAAAAGCAGACGCCGTCCTCCGGATCATCTCCGGCGTAGTCGTTCCGCTCCCGCGCAGCTTGGCCTTGATCATTTCTCTGCGGGTCGCATAGGCTTTGGTTGTGTCCGTAGTCAGACCCAGCACATTCTCCCAGCGTGACAGCCCCCAGGTCGCCGTCTCCACATGATTCTGCAGTGCGGAATCTTCTATAGAATAAAGAAGCTGTCCGCATTCCATGGCACAGCTGCTCTGCAGCTGCTCCATCTCCACCACGCCCTGGTAATACTCAGGCAGATATTTCATCAAGTCCGGCTGTACAAGCTCTGGTCCTTCCTGATCGGCCGCCTCGGAGGAGTAGGCCAAAATGCCATATAAATGCTCTCCATAAGCCATAGCTACACCCCTTTAAGCTGATTCCAGCTCAGCGGGCCTTTCGGCATATAGTCATGCGTGTGTGCTGCCGGCGGGAAAACGGAAGGCTTGCCGTCCACCCCGGCCCAGGTTACGCTGTCTGCATTTTGCGCATAATCCACCTTGCCGTTGTTATTGGTGTCGTAGATGCTTTTGAGCATATCGCCGGTGCTTTGTGAAGCCACAAGCAGCATGTTCACGCTGCCTGTACCGATATACAGCTTGCCTGTATCGGTACAATAGCCCAGCTCACCGGCAGCAAGAGTACCGAGCGCGCTTTCCGGCCCGCGGCGGATTTGAATTAAAGTCTTAAGCGCCATATCCGTCGCCCCCTAAAATGTGCCGCCGTCAATACTGGCCACCATCAGCCGGTTGCCGCCTGCGGCATCATACACAATACTGCTGCCATCGATATTCACGGCAACTCCGCCTGCATCCACCGTGATTCCCTTGCCGGCGGTAACTGCAATGGCATCGGCCGTAACGGTAATCCCGTTACCAGCCCCGATATTCAGCGTGACTGCATCCGCCTGTCCACCGCCAACTAAGCCGTTACCTGCATTAATAGTCTGCAGGGCTCCGCCGGTACGCACCCAGGCACTGCCGTTCCAGCTGTAGATTTTCTGCTCGTCATCCACATAAGCGGTCCAGCCGACGGCCGGAGCATAATATGCCCATGCTGCGGACTGGTACTCGGCGATTTGACTGCCTTTTCCAGCCCATACACCCGTAGCCGCAGAGGGGATAATATAACGGTCTCCCTCGGCAGGAGCCGCTGGCGGCACAGTCAGATGCTGGTCTTTGACCGAACTCTGCGGCTCAATGTTATGCTTTGCCAGCTCAATCTCATTGCGGATTTTCTGTGCTGACCACAAATCTGTAATCGCTGTCCCCGTATCATTAATGACCCGGTGCTTGGCGGCATCGTCAATATGGGTTTTGATCTCCGCAGCCGTCTTTACATTGGTACCATCCGATACCTTGTTCACATGTCCTGAGGTGATATCTGCCTTCATTACTTTGGCATAGGTTGTGCCGTCGGCAATATCGTCTACAGTCCCTGTGAGATCGGTCAGCTTTTGCGAATTGATCCGCCGCCAGGCTGCCCCGTCATCGAGATACATATATCCGCTGTTTGACCCGCTTGTTACATAATATAAACGGCCTGCGGAGGCCGCTGCCGGACGCGAAGCTTCCGGACCCGACAAGGCCCGTCCAACCATGGAATTGGATGTACCGTCACCGATATACACTTCCTTCGTATCCGTGCAGAACCCCATTTCGCCTGCTTTCAGCACACCATAAGTGGACAGCTCCGCCCGGGTACCGCGTTTCACTTGGATTGTTTGCGCCATTTTACACCTCTCTTCTAAAAGATCCGCCGTCAATCAGTCCCGCTGATTTGTAACGTTCCATTTCGCCTTGTGTTGCTGTCAGCGCTGATTGCAGCGTGTTAATATCGTCCGCTTCCACGGTGTCACCCGGTGTTTCGTAGGTTACATATACCTCAGGCACATCCGCAAAAATCTTAATGATCCGCCGCCAAGGCGCTTCATCCGGAAAAGAAACCGAGAAATTCCGCAGCTCTATCCCGCTGTAATGAGCGCCGGTATACACTCTGATGCTCTGGTTATTGATGTTGTCATGGGTCAGAAAGCCGCTGTAGACGCCGTCTGTAAGCACCAGCTTCTCTTCCACCACATAGCTGCCGCCGCTCGGCTTTTTATTCAGCTTGCTTTTGAATACATCGATTTGTTCCGGATACCCCATCGCTACACCTCCAGCGCAACGCTGCCGAAAAGCGGCACTTCGGTTTCCGTTAAGGTCACGTTTCCTGTTCCGCCGTTCAGCTTCAGTTCACTGTAATCCAGGACACCCTCTGTATCCAGCAGCAGAGAGCCTATTACAGAGTGGCTGATATAGGTGGCAGCAAAAGCCTTGTCCTTACGGTACTTCTCAAGTATCACTTTAAAAGCATTGATGGCCGACTGCAGTGTATACCCCGCAGCTAATGTGACTTTCGCGCTGACTGTAATGTTTTTGCCTGCCGCAGAGGCAACGGTAACTACCGCTCCGATTGGAGCCTGCCCCTCCCCCTGGCCCGGAAGCGGATCAATATATTGCTGCACCTGCGAGACCAGCAGATCAGAGGCCGGTTTCTTCTCGGCATCCACAATAATCACCTTTACCGACTTGGGACCGTTCCACTGCGGAAAAACCCGCGCCCCGCCCACACCTTCAATCTGTGAGGCCCACTCCATGTAATGATATTTGTTGCCGCTTGTGGACGGGCGTCTGGCTGCATCCAAATAACGCTGGCGCAGGCTCTCATCCGTTTCCTCATCTGCACCGGGAATCAGGAGCGCCGTAATCTCTCCGCGTGCCAGCTGCGGAATATAGTCTACCGGCAGCAGGCTGCCGAAGTATTGGTTCCCGGTCACCCCGGCAGCTTCACTCTCCAGACGGTATGCCCCGGGAGACAGCTTCTCCACTGCTGTATAACTCAGCAGACCTAGCGAAAACCGGCTGCCCGGCGGAACATCCACCGGCGCTTCTGCACTGTCAAAGAACACCCCGCGGAGCTGTGCTTTGGTAGCCGGATGGCGGGTAATGCCGGTCCAGGCAATACTGCGTTCCAGATACGCTCCGGATGCTGTATCGGCAAAATATAAATTGCTGTTCACATCCAGCTCGATGTACATTTGGGCCATTTCCGCTGCAGCCGGGGCAAGCGCATCATAGATAATACTGCCTTCGCGCTTATCCAGCCCCTCAGGGACCCGTGCCAGCATTCGTTCCAGCAGCACTTCATACGTCTGATCCTCATACACTGTCACTCCACTCCTTTCTGAGCTCAAAAGTGCCGTAATACGTAACAACCGTACAGCTTAAGCTCACATGATCACCGTCAAAAGTAACCTCCACACCCTCCAGCCCGCGGATCCGTTCATCCTGGAACAGGGCTTCACTTACACTTCTCTTCAGCTCCGATCTGGCCAGCAGCCGGTCTTTCCCGAGCACCAGATTCCACTCGGTGCCATAATCCGTGCTGTAGATCAAAAATTCATAACGCTCAGTCTGCAGCACTTTGACCGCTGCCTGTTTGACAGCATCCAGCCCGTCCACACTGCCGGTGATCCGTTTACGCTCCCAATCCATGCGGTAAGTCAGACTGGGGAGTTCTGTATTCCCCGCAGCCCCCTCACTCTCCAGCAGCGACGTTATGGGCCCCGCCCTGCCAATAGCCGGGATCATGACACCACCAGCCGGTCAAGAACGATGTAGCTTTGTCCGCCCTGCATGCGCAGCAGCAGCACCCGGTCACCGGGCGCAAGTCCCCGCCGCACGATAATCTGCCGGCCTTCCAGCTCAATAGCGCTCTCCAGCACCGATTCCGGAAGGACCAGCGCGGGACCCGACAGGATAAACCGCTGGTCCACCTGGATCTGCAGCGGATCGGCCGCGGTCACCATCCCATAAGAAAAAGCCACCGGATTCGTATTGGATACGGCTCCGAGGCTCGCTTTTTTAATAATATCCAGCATATTCATTTACACCACCTTAATCGTCAGGGACATCGTATGCTCCCCTCCGGATAACTTATGGCTGCATTCATCCACCAGGAACAGCTGGGTCTCGAATTCATCCAGCAGCACATAAATGAAATTCCCCGCTCTTACACGCATATCCCCGATGGCCTGCACGGAAAGGCTGAGCCTCTCCCGGTTATGCAGCTTCAGCAGGTTGTTCGCCTTCTCCTGAATCTGCGCGCTATTAGCCTTATCATCGGCTTTCTGGTACAGCTGCAGGATGCCCCAGCGTTCCACATTGCTTTTATCCGTCACCGGGTAGAAGTCCCGTTTACCGGTTTCCGGATTATCCTTATACAGAAAAATCGTATTATACGTACTCTCGTCGATGCTTCTTTTCAGCGTATAGTCATACAGGTAATGCCCTGCCCCCAAAATAACATTCAGCAGCATAGCCTCCGGCTTCCGCAAGGTCAGCTTCCCGAAGTCATCATAAAAAGCCATCAGCCCTCCCTTATACTGAAGCTCATAGCCGATGGCATTCATGATAATATCAAGCAGCTTCTTGTCATCCTCGATCAGCGAGGGGATCTTATACTCGGCGGTGTCCAGCACCCCGGTCTTCAGACCGTAGTCTTTGGCGATTTTGGCGATCACCTCACTTGCCGTGACATCCTGCAGCACATAGCTGCCGTTGCCTAAGAGATAACGGATCTGATCGTAGGCCGTCAGTTTGATCTCCTGGTCGGACCCGATACCGATCGTAAAAACAAAACCGTAAAACACATCCAAACCATCCTTGCTGAACTGCACTATATCGCCGTTGCTGATGCCAAACTTCGGATGCTGGTAGATCCCGCTGTCCACAAGCGTCACTTCAAGTGTAGCCGGCTTGCCGGAGCGGGAGGTTTTCCACGTTATATCTGCAGCAATCCCGGAAATATCCCAGATCAGCCCTTCTTTATTCTTCACAAGCAGCTTCATGGTTCCCCCTCCTACGGCAGCTTGATGACCCGGCCGACACTGAGCTCCTTCAGTTCACTGTCGGAAATGCCGTTCAGCTTTTGCAGGATTTTGTATTTGCTGCCGTCACCGAGCTTCTTCTGCGCCACCGTCCAAAGGGAGTCCCCGGATTTTAATGTATAGGTGGCTGCCGGAGTTTGTTCACTGGCCCGCTTCTGCTGCACTTTAACCTCATTCCCTGCCACTTTTACCGCAATAGCCTGATAGAACACATACTTTTTGAGGGCCAGCGAATATTCGATATCACCCGAGGTACCGGCACTTAACTTCCAGGAAAAGCTCTCAATGCTCACCGGCATGTTGATTCCGAAATCACCGGTAAAGGTTTGTGCGGCGATTGCACCTGCTTTTTGCAGCCGTTCGGCGGGCGAATCAGTCCCCTCCGTAATAGAGCTTTCCGCCGGCTTCAGTCCGGAGAACACAAATCGGACCGGCCTGCGGCTGACCATCCATTTTTTGATCAACTCTACATACTCGTATGGCTTAAGGAGCCTGCTTGCCTTATCCTTCGGATAGACTACGAACGGGTAATGCTGCGCCGGAAAAAGACTCTCAATGGTGAGCTCCGTCAGCTTCGGGTATGCGATCGCATTAATCACACCGAGGTCAATAATCGAGTAGCTTTTGCTGTCGCCCGCCTCCTTGATTTCAAGCGTCTCCGGATTGACAGGCAGCCTGATAACCTCTTCATAATTGTTGTAGCTTAGGAAAAATCCGTACTCTTCCACGTTACGTATACACCCCCTGGGCTGTAGAGAGGAACTCCTCATTCAGCTTCTGCCCGATCTTCGTAATAATGGAGTCGATATCTCCGGCATTGTTGATATTTCCTGTGGTCACCTGGACGGTCGGTGTAAGCTCCACAAAATTCTGGATCGCCTGAATCTCCGCCAGCTCGCGCAGCATTTTCAGATCATCGCTGGAGATGTCTACGGTATCGTTAATGGAACCGACTTCGTTGACACGGTTGACGTTGTTGAGATTATTCGTGGCTCCACCGTTTGTATTTGAGAAGTTTCCCGGCATTGACGGTGAAGCAGGTACAGCAGGCACTGCAGGCATCGCCGGAGCTTCTGGCACCTTGGGATTTTTGGGAACCACTGAGGTATCACCCGGATGCTCTGTATTCCACTGATTAATCGTGTTCTGTTCGTTTGTAGTGCTGCCGCCGATATTCAGCATGCCTTTTAATTGTTCAACACTGAAATTTTCGGTAGCATCTGCAGCCGCGTTAAAAGTACCGGTAATATCAGCCTTGATATCCTGCTTGAACTGGCTGCTGTCGACATGTTGAAGCTCCAGATTTATCTTCGACTCTATCCCGATTAATTTCCCGATGGCGCCTACAACTTTATTGATACCATCCAGAAGGAAATTGGCTGCATCTATAATTCCGTTAATAAATCCTGTCCACATATCGATGACATAACCCACAAACGCGGCTACATATTGGCCGATATCCCTGAACAGGTTGGCAAAGAATTCTCTGACCGGCTGCAGTGCAGCAATCAACCCTAAAAAGACGACGATTAAACCGACAATTAAACCGATAACCAGTCCGATAGGGTTAGCATTCATGACCGCGTTAAAGATAGCCTGGGCTGTTGTTGCTATGCTGGTGGCAATAGCAGAGAGATTAGTGACAAGTGCTGCCGCACCCATCGCTGCTGCATAAGCCAATACTCCCGCCACAATCCCCAGAATAATCGGCAGTAAGACTGGC
Coding sequences:
- a CDS encoding DUF2634 domain-containing protein translates to MIPAIGRAGPITSLLESEGAAGNTELPSLTYRMDWERKRITGSVDGLDAVKQAAVKVLQTERYEFLIYSTDYGTEWNLVLGKDRLLARSELKRSVSEALFQDERIRGLEGVEVTFDGDHVSLSCTVVTYYGTFELRKEWSDSV
- a CDS encoding LysM peptidoglycan-binding domain-containing protein; its protein translation is MEEYGFFLSYNNYEEVIRLPVNPETLEIKEAGDSKSYSIIDLGVINAIAYPKLTELTIESLFPAQHYPFVVYPKDKASRLLKPYEYVELIKKWMVSRRPVRFVFSGLKPAESSITEGTDSPAERLQKAGAIAAQTFTGDFGINMPVSIESFSWKLSAGTSGDIEYSLALKKYVFYQAIAVKVAGNEVKVQQKRASEQTPAATYTLKSGDSLWTVAQKKLGDGSKYKILQKLNGISDSELKELSVGRVIKLP
- a CDS encoding DUF2793 domain-containing protein, producing MAQTIQVKRGTRAELSTYGVLKAGEMGFCTDTKEVYIGDGTSNSMVGRALSGPEASRPAAASAGRLYYVTSGSNSGYMYLDDGAAWRRINSQKLTDLTGTVDDIADGTTYAKVMKADITSGHVNKVSDGTNVKTAAEIKTHIDDAAKHRVINDTGTAITDLWSAQKIRNEIELAKHNIEPQSSVKDQHLTVPPAAPAEGDRYIIPSAATGVWAGKGSQIAEYQSAAWAYYAPAVGWTAYVDDEQKIYSWNGSAWVRTGGALQTINAGNGLVGGGQADAVTLNIGAGNGITVTADAIAVTAGKGITVDAGGVAVNIDGSSIVYDAAGGNRLMVASIDGGTF
- a CDS encoding phosphoglucomutase, whose amino-acid sequence is MGYPEQIDVFKSKLNKKPSGGSYVVEEKLVLTDGVYSGFLTHDNINNQSIRVYTGAHYSGIELRNFSVSFPDEAPWRRIIKIFADVPEVYVTYETPGDTVEADDINTLQSALTATQGEMERYKSAGLIDGGSFRREV
- a CDS encoding YmfQ family protein, producing the protein MAYGEHLYGILAYSSEAADQEGPELVQPDLMKYLPEYYQGVVEMEQLQSSCAMECGQLLYSIEDSALQNHVETATWGLSRWENVLGLTTDTTKAYATRREMIKAKLRGSGTTTPEMIRRTASAFSGGDVEVVEVPGAYSFQVRFVGTLGIPANMAGLIQIIEEIKPAHLDYEFVYSYTWWDSVKSLTWNGAHARTWNELRVFK
- a CDS encoding baseplate J/gp47 family protein, with protein sequence MYEDQTYEVLLERMLARVPEGLDKREGSIIYDALAPAAAEMAQMYIELDVNSNLYFADTASGAYLERSIAWTGITRHPATKAQLRGVFFDSAEAPVDVPPGSRFSLGLLSYTAVEKLSPGAYRLESEAAGVTGNQYFGSLLPVDYIPQLARGEITALLIPGADEETDESLRQRYLDAARRPSTSGNKYHYMEWASQIEGVGGARVFPQWNGPKSVKVIIVDAEKKPASDLLVSQVQQYIDPLPGQGEGQAPIGAVVTVASAAGKNITVSAKVTLAAGYTLQSAINAFKVILEKYRKDKAFAATYISHSVIGSLLLDTEGVLDYSELKLNGGTGNVTLTETEVPLFGSVALEV
- a CDS encoding DUF2577 domain-containing protein, translated to MNMLDIIKKASLGAVSNTNPVAFSYGMVTAADPLQIQVDQRFILSGPALVLPESVLESAIELEGRQIIVRRGLAPGDRVLLLRMQGGQSYIVLDRLVVS